Proteins encoded within one genomic window of Streptomyces sp. NBC_01314:
- a CDS encoding sensor histidine kinase — MTGFLAGFCVAVLPLLAVGFWLGRRTARPRNSLGGLGTPVEHATFQTLHTATLAAPPLRAGLTEETARRSAKRLRTLLGTDALCLTDHESVLAWEGVAEHHRAEIMGRLAGPLETGRGEAFRLTCDIIDCPVRWAVVAPLTVDDRVHGALVACAPRESAVLVRAAGEVARWVSVQLELADLDQSRTRLIEAEIKALRAQISPHFIFNSLAVIASFVRTDPERARELLLEFADFTRYSFRRHGDFTTLADELHAIDHYLALVRARFGDRLSVTLQIAPEVLPVTLPFLCLQPLVENAVKHGLEGRTDKSHISITAQDAGAEALVVIEDDGVGMDPDVLRRILAGESSPSGGIGLSNVDERLRQVYGDDHGLVIETAVGAGMKITARLPKYQPGVHPDGGIPRD, encoded by the coding sequence GTGACAGGGTTCCTGGCGGGGTTCTGCGTGGCCGTGCTCCCGCTGCTCGCGGTCGGGTTCTGGCTCGGCCGCCGTACGGCCCGGCCGCGCAACAGCCTCGGCGGACTCGGCACACCCGTCGAGCACGCCACCTTCCAGACCCTGCACACCGCCACCCTCGCCGCGCCCCCGCTGCGCGCCGGCCTCACCGAGGAGACCGCCCGAAGATCCGCCAAGCGGCTGCGCACCCTGCTCGGCACGGACGCGCTGTGCCTCACCGACCACGAGTCGGTCCTCGCCTGGGAGGGCGTGGCGGAGCACCACCGCGCCGAGATCATGGGACGGCTGGCGGGCCCCCTGGAAACGGGCCGAGGGGAGGCCTTCCGGCTGACCTGCGACATCATCGACTGCCCGGTGCGCTGGGCGGTCGTGGCCCCCCTCACGGTCGACGACCGCGTCCACGGCGCGCTCGTCGCCTGCGCGCCCCGCGAGTCCGCCGTCCTCGTACGAGCGGCCGGCGAGGTCGCCCGCTGGGTCTCCGTCCAACTCGAACTGGCCGATCTCGACCAGTCCCGCACCCGCCTGATAGAGGCCGAGATCAAGGCCCTGCGCGCCCAGATCTCCCCGCACTTCATCTTCAACTCGCTCGCGGTGATCGCCTCGTTCGTCCGCACCGACCCCGAGCGTGCCCGTGAACTCCTCCTGGAGTTCGCCGACTTCACCCGCTACTCGTTCCGCAGACACGGCGACTTCACCACCCTCGCCGACGAACTCCACGCCATCGACCACTACCTGGCGCTGGTCCGGGCCCGCTTCGGCGACCGGCTCTCGGTCACGCTCCAGATCGCCCCCGAGGTCCTGCCGGTCACCCTGCCCTTCCTCTGCCTCCAGCCCCTCGTCGAGAACGCGGTGAAGCACGGCCTCGAAGGCAGGACCGACAAGAGTCACATCAGCATCACCGCCCAGGACGCGGGCGCCGAGGCACTCGTCGTCATCGAGGACGACGGCGTCGGCATGGACCCCGACGTGCTCCGCCGCATCCTCGCGGGCGAGAGCAGCCCCTCGGGCGGCATCGGCCTCAGCAATGTCGACGAGCGGCTGCGCCAGGTGTACGGCGACGACCACGGCCTCGTCATCGAGACCGCGGTCGGCGCGGGCATGAAGATCACCGCCCGGCTGCCCAAATACCAGCCGGGCGTACACCCGGACGGGGGAATCCCCCGGGACTGA